TACTGTTAACACTGCCAATGCTTGACGGCCGTAACGGGCTGCGAGCGTATACAGAGCCGCCGCTTCCATTTCCACTGCCAATACGCCGTGGCGGGCAAGTTTTTCATGCTGTGCGTCTTCATTATAGAAGAAATCTTCCGTGTAGACGTTCCCCACTTGCAGGTGCAGACCTTTTTCCTTCCCTGCATGATACGCTTTCAACAGTAAGTCGAAGTTTGCAATCGGCGCAAAACGGATCGGTCCGAATGACACATCATTTAATGAGGAATTCGTTGTTGCCGCTTGCGCCAGAATGACGTCACGTACTTTCACGTCTTTCTGGATCGCGCCGCACGTACCGACACGGATCAATTTTTGTACGTCAAATTCCTGGATCAGTTCTGTTGCATAAATCGAAATGGACGGTACACCCATCCCTGTGCCCTGCACGGAAATACGCTTTCCTTTGTATGTGCCGGTAAAGCCGAACATGTTCCGAACTTCGTTATACTGCACCACATCTTCTAGAAATGTCTCTGCAATATATTTTGCACGCAGCGGGTCTCCGGGAAGAAGAACCGTTTCCGCGATATCACCTGGTTTTGCATCAATATGTATACTCATTCATTGTCCGCCTCATTTCATTATTTTGTTTTCATCATACAGTGATTTAGAACGAGATGCAATGAAGACCTTAGCCGTTACCTGCTGCATAAGTCTGTATACATTGCATAAAGTTC
The Sporosarcina sp. P33 genome window above contains:
- the deoD gene encoding purine-nucleoside phosphorylase → MSIHIDAKPGDIAETVLLPGDPLRAKYIAETFLEDVVQYNEVRNMFGFTGTYKGKRISVQGTGMGVPSISIYATELIQEFDVQKLIRVGTCGAIQKDVKVRDVILAQAATTNSSLNDVSFGPIRFAPIANFDLLLKAYHAGKEKGLHLQVGNVYTEDFFYNEDAQHEKLARHGVLAVEMEAAALYTLAARYGRQALAVLTVSDHIITGEITTPEERQTTFNEMIEVALDAAIAD